The following proteins are encoded in a genomic region of Helicobacter macacae MIT 99-5501:
- a CDS encoding RAMP superfamily CRISPR-associated protein — translation MSNTIYYKITFLDFWHLSSGARLDSSVIKDSEGFPFVPAKTLKGVLREVAESFGNDFVNECFGEVVQKDRVPKEGKCHFSNATLNQATKDALKTLTHFLYAKLASTAIDENFGSAKEGSLREIEVAKPLSLYGTIHNVPANYADTMTNTLKSLKSMGLNRNRGLGRLKIEILENTQNLNK, via the coding sequence ATGAGTAATACTATTTATTATAAAATCACATTTTTAGATTTTTGGCATTTAAGCAGTGGCGCGAGGCTTGATAGTAGCGTGATAAAAGATAGCGAGGGATTCCCATTTGTCCCTGCCAAAACACTAAAAGGCGTTTTAAGAGAAGTGGCTGAATCTTTTGGCAATGATTTTGTAAATGAATGCTTTGGCGAAGTAGTCCAAAAAGATAGAGTGCCAAAAGAGGGCAAATGCCATTTTAGCAACGCCACTCTAAACCAAGCCACCAAAGACGCGCTAAAAACCCTCACGCACTTTCTCTATGCCAAACTAGCCTCCACTGCCATTGATGAAAACTTTGGCTCTGCCAAAGAAGGCTCTTTGCGAGAAATAGAAGTAGCAAAGCCACTTAGCCTCTATGGCACGATACACAATGTCCCCGCAAACTACGCAGACACGATGACAAACACGCTAAAAAGCCTAAAGTCAATGGGGCTAAATCGCAACAGAGGCTTAGGGCGACTAAAAATAGAGATTTTAGAAAATACCCAAAATCTAAACAAATAA
- a CDS encoding Cas10/Cmr2 second palm domain-containing protein — protein MAFLYGFGAVGLQDFIFRTNVLQEIIGASEIIKSIDDLGKDLQDFFRKNDISLNKNPEIILASAGNLRAIFDDEADLQKVVLHLPKLIAQHSYGLGIAQAVVKYDGDYASATSLLEQKLKIARNKLDFPLDFSHCILKHNPKTALPQAPNTQSDDKYRKIDKSTFQKLQAFDSFDKSNPNSINELSKLKNAKNKIALIYADGNALGNIVRNLSKDEMKSFSTALDNATKDAFAKSCTKIKDKYGEIKIREVICGGDDLVVVCSADIALDFAKAFLEHFENLTQNIHNNQNLTACAGIAFFNHKYPIHYALKLAKDLCKEAKIRSKALDLTNPPSSLMFHNIQSSAVQSFSAFIDDELSLGKNQGREHIVRLDFGAYFLHSQSRATIPTIEHLLSLVQIFRETDAPTSRLRQWLSMLDSSKNLADNELKQIAKIYANFATNHDSAFRNLHKDLSLSNLIIQKDGFSKTPIYDIISLISNTAQTSEIKKGDLDE, from the coding sequence ATGGCGTTTTTATACGGATTTGGTGCTGTCGGGTTGCAAGATTTTATCTTTAGGACAAATGTCTTGCAAGAAATCATCGGTGCGAGTGAGATTATCAAAAGCATTGATGATTTAGGCAAAGATTTGCAAGATTTTTTCCGCAAAAATGACATTAGCTTAAACAAAAACCCAGAGATAATTTTGGCAAGTGCGGGGAATCTCCGAGCGATTTTTGATGATGAAGCAGATTTACAAAAAGTCGTTTTGCACTTGCCTAAGCTCATCGCCCAGCATTCCTACGGGCTAGGAATCGCACAAGCGGTAGTAAAATATGATGGCGATTATGCAAGTGCGACTAGCTTACTAGAACAAAAGCTAAAAATCGCTCGAAATAAGTTAGATTTTCCCCTTGATTTTTCTCACTGCATCTTAAAGCACAATCCAAAAACCGCACTACCCCAAGCTCCAAACACACAAAGCGATGATAAATACCGCAAAATCGATAAATCTACATTCCAAAAACTCCAAGCCTTTGATAGCTTTGATAAATCTAATCCAAATTCCATAAACGAACTCTCAAAACTAAAAAATGCCAAAAACAAAATCGCCCTAATTTATGCCGATGGCAACGCACTAGGCAATATCGTTCGCAATTTAAGCAAAGATGAGATGAAGTCCTTTTCCACCGCGCTAGATAACGCTACAAAAGATGCTTTTGCCAAATCCTGCACGAAGATAAAAGATAAATATGGCGAAATCAAAATCCGTGAAGTGATATGCGGTGGCGATGATTTAGTCGTGGTTTGTAGTGCAGATATTGCGCTAGATTTTGCCAAAGCATTTTTAGAGCATTTTGAAAATCTCACGCAAAATATCCATAACAATCAAAATCTAACCGCTTGTGCTGGAATCGCATTTTTCAATCACAAATACCCCATTCACTACGCTTTGAAACTTGCCAAAGATTTGTGCAAAGAAGCAAAGATTCGCTCTAAAGCACTAGATTTGACAAATCCTCCCTCATCGCTTATGTTTCACAATATCCAAAGTTCAGCGGTGCAAAGTTTTAGTGCGTTTATCGATGATGAATTATCACTAGGCAAAAATCAAGGCAGAGAACATATTGTGCGATTAGATTTTGGAGCGTATTTCTTGCATAGTCAATCTAGAGCGACAATCCCAACGATAGAGCATTTGCTTTCTTTGGTGCAGATTTTTAGAGAAACTGACGCGCCCACTTCGCGCTTACGGCAATGGCTAAGTATGCTTGATTCTAGCAAAAACCTAGCAGATAATGAGCTAAAACAAATCGCTAAAATCTATGCCAATTTTGCTACAAATCACGATAGCGCGTTTAGAAATCTCCACAAAGATTTATCTTTATCAAATCTCATTATCCAAAAAGACGGATTTAGCAAAACGCCCATTTATGACATTATTAGCCTTATCTCAAACACTGCGCAAACAAGCGAAATCAAAAAGGGGGATTTAGATGAGTAA
- the mua gene encoding nickel-binding protein Mua, giving the protein MELEKEIIKEVLRRAENENIQDIKDSWDMRGFIGRKKKEIAEEIKSYKQEILTYQDELKGLRKELTEGKNTIEDLESQKQKLQEEITQLTQDLIVEKAKSGVKAEQKKVLESRQKLLPAALKSVQIYLKDGSVAKAKPAQKLFSEDIYKKYRVELKENHILKTQLSELELENKRLSIELRDFYAELMLEGMDTTQNQKQESKESLLEKSENTTKKEKLTAKSSQVIDSQGEFIATQEDISEFKQMLKAQKEKKSKK; this is encoded by the coding sequence ATGGAACTAGAAAAAGAAATCATCAAAGAAGTGCTAAGACGCGCAGAAAATGAAAACATACAAGACATAAAAGATAGTTGGGATATGCGTGGCTTCATCGGGCGCAAAAAAAAGGAAATCGCCGAAGAAATAAAAAGCTACAAACAAGAGATTCTAACCTACCAAGACGAGCTAAAAGGCTTGCGAAAAGAACTAACAGAGGGCAAAAACACCATAGAGGATTTAGAGTCCCAAAAGCAAAAGCTACAAGAAGAAATCACACAACTAACCCAAGACCTAATCGTAGAAAAAGCAAAAAGTGGCGTCAAAGCAGAGCAAAAAAAAGTCCTAGAATCTAGGCAAAAGCTCCTCCCTGCCGCCCTAAAAAGCGTGCAAATCTACCTAAAAGACGGCTCTGTGGCAAAAGCAAAGCCAGCCCAAAAACTCTTTAGCGAAGACATTTACAAAAAATACCGCGTAGAGCTAAAAGAAAATCACATACTAAAAACACAGCTATCCGAGCTAGAGCTAGAAAACAAACGGCTTAGTATTGAGCTGCGAGATTTTTATGCGGAGCTAATGCTAGAGGGAATGGATACGACACAAAACCAAAAACAAGAATCCAAAGAATCCCTCCTAGAAAAGAGCGAAAATACCACCAAAAAAGAAAAACTCACAGCAAAATCCAGCCAAGTCATCGACTCACAAGGCGAGTTTATCGCTACCCAAGAAGACATAAGCGAGTTTAAGCAAATGCTAAAAGCACAAAAAGAGAAAAAATCTAAAAAATAA
- the hypA gene encoding hydrogenase/urease nickel incorporation protein HypA, with the protein MHEYSIVAALIEQCESIAAQNNATKIDEITLSVGERSGVEIELLKRAFEAFAEESTICNGAKLIIERQEVLLECKKCGKQTNAQNLKYSQCAHCQSDEVEIIKGRDIVLMRLNMLEC; encoded by the coding sequence ATGCACGAATACTCCATAGTCGCCGCACTCATAGAGCAGTGCGAGTCCATAGCCGCGCAAAACAACGCCACCAAAATCGATGAAATCACGCTAAGTGTGGGCGAGCGAAGTGGCGTAGAAATAGAGCTACTAAAACGCGCATTTGAAGCGTTTGCAGAAGAAAGCACGATATGCAATGGGGCAAAACTCATCATAGAAAGGCAAGAAGTCCTCCTAGAGTGCAAAAAATGTGGCAAACAAACAAACGCACAAAATCTCAAATACAGCCAATGCGCCCACTGCCAAAGCGATGAAGTAGAAATCATCAAAGGACGCGATATAGTGCTTATGCGACTAAATATGCTAGAGTGCTAA
- the ispG gene encoding flavodoxin-dependent (E)-4-hydroxy-3-methylbut-2-enyl-diphosphate synthase: MPKSNNTSKANDKNPKTSTTTKKTTKNNAKSATSATLPPRYPTKQIFVGKVAIGGDAPISVQSMTFSKTKDIQATKEQIDRLALAGADIVRVAVHDLKDANALKELKSISPLPLVADIHFRYEYALIAAESVDCIRINPGNIGSKEKIQAVAKACNERGIPIRIGVNGGSLEKEFDIKYGATPTGMVQSALYNIRLLEDFGFDNIKVSLKASDTERTMSAYRQLRPLVSYPFHLGVTEAGTMFHSTIKSSMALGGLLMEGIGDTMRCSITGELENEIALARAILRYSGRQKQGITIISCPTCGRIEANLVEVVRAVESRISHITTPMQVSVMGCAVNALGEAKHADIAIAFGNKSGMIIKKGQILKKLPEAQLLEEFVAEVENLAQEMQEAQ; encoded by the coding sequence ATGCCAAAATCTAACAACACTTCCAAAGCTAACGATAAAAACCCAAAAACTTCCACAACAACGAAAAAGACTACAAAAAATAATGCAAAAAGTGCCACTTCTGCCACTCTGCCCCCTCGCTATCCTACCAAGCAGATATTTGTAGGCAAAGTCGCTATCGGTGGAGATGCGCCAATATCTGTGCAAAGTATGACTTTTTCTAAAACAAAAGACATACAAGCCACCAAAGAGCAAATCGATAGGCTTGCGCTAGCGGGTGCTGACATTGTCCGCGTAGCAGTGCACGACTTAAAGGATGCAAACGCACTAAAAGAGTTAAAATCCATATCCCCACTTCCACTTGTAGCAGATATTCATTTCCGCTATGAATACGCGCTTATCGCTGCGGAAAGTGTGGATTGTATCCGCATAAACCCCGGGAATATCGGTAGCAAAGAAAAAATCCAAGCCGTAGCAAAAGCCTGCAATGAGCGGGGAATCCCTATCCGCATAGGTGTGAATGGTGGGAGCTTGGAAAAGGAGTTTGACATAAAATACGGCGCGACACCCACAGGAATGGTGCAATCTGCGCTGTATAATATTAGATTGCTAGAGGATTTTGGATTTGACAATATTAAGGTATCGCTAAAAGCTAGCGATACAGAGCGCACAATGAGCGCGTATAGGCAGCTACGACCGCTTGTAAGCTATCCATTTCATCTAGGCGTTACAGAAGCTGGGACGATGTTTCACTCCACGATAAAATCCTCTATGGCACTAGGTGGGCTACTTATGGAGGGTATAGGCGATACGATGCGCTGCTCTATCACGGGCGAGCTAGAAAACGAAATCGCACTAGCACGAGCGATACTGCGATATAGCGGACGACAAAAGCAAGGAATCACTATCATTTCTTGCCCTACTTGTGGGCGTATAGAGGCAAATCTAGTCGAGGTGGTGCGTGCGGTGGAATCACGCATAAGCCATATCACTACTCCTATGCAGGTAAGCGTGATGGGCTGTGCGGTAAATGCGCTAGGCGAGGCAAAGCACGCAGATATAGCGATAGCATTTGGCAACAAAAGTGGAATGATAATCAAAAAAGGACAGATTCTAAAAAAGCTCCCCGAAGCGCAGTTGCTTGAAGAGTTTGTCGCTGAAGTGGAAAATCTAGCCCAAGAAATGCAAGAAGCACAATAA
- the traF gene encoding conjugal transfer protein TraF, with protein sequence MIKSFIHFVKTFFASVCAVALMATYCFGLEFGTMGNVSAGMGGAGVAVKNSPFALYYNPALLSAETKRVRFGYSLGIEVREKNLDKIVDINLGGLSNSSAETSTTSAGFKTIQGNLEKLKSALSQNAFNLISQNGITFQFAPALLRGSIGTFGVGYFASFYGGSSIKADPNRMELILKYSGMQGDAYCKVDSSGGCSASDEAAYKNSSLQYSLEQGDAHSIVAQGFLLNEIPIGYAYTFYTKYVNINLGISGRLLSGSLNKSTVGLSSKTNLGNEAKNFANKGNFDTKANFAIDAGAMLEIDLPDFRYLTFGFVAKNINSPRFRYSNGEVDIKPQFRLGLAYNQQNLVLALDADLNQNEMMSQSNQKPYSQMIGGGIKIDLRAFDIRAGLMKDIRQDDGLIITAGVNILGFLDVALQCGTELAQTQKWGSFPRYLSLKVGGNFSF encoded by the coding sequence ATGATAAAATCTTTTATACATTTTGTCAAAACATTTTTTGCAAGCGTTTGTGCTGTCGCACTTATGGCTACCTACTGCTTTGGGCTAGAGTTTGGCACGATGGGCAATGTCTCTGCAGGTATGGGAGGTGCAGGCGTAGCGGTAAAAAACTCTCCTTTCGCGCTTTATTACAATCCCGCCTTGCTTAGCGCGGAGACAAAACGCGTGCGATTTGGCTACTCACTAGGGATTGAAGTGCGTGAGAAAAATCTCGATAAAATCGTGGATATAAACTTAGGTGGGTTAAGCAATTCTAGCGCAGAAACTTCTACGACTTCAGCTGGCTTCAAAACCATTCAAGGCAATCTAGAAAAGCTAAAAAGTGCACTTAGTCAAAACGCATTTAACCTCATAAGCCAAAATGGCATAACTTTCCAATTCGCACCCGCACTTTTGCGCGGTAGCATAGGCACATTTGGCGTGGGATATTTTGCTTCATTTTATGGTGGCTCTTCGATAAAGGCAGACCCAAACAGAATGGAGCTGATTTTGAAGTATTCTGGTATGCAAGGAGATGCGTATTGCAAGGTGGATTCTAGCGGTGGCTGCAGCGCAAGCGATGAAGCGGCTTACAAAAACTCATCTCTACAATATTCACTAGAGCAAGGAGATGCCCACAGCATAGTCGCACAAGGATTTTTGCTAAATGAGATTCCCATAGGCTATGCCTACACTTTCTACACCAAGTATGTCAATATCAATCTAGGAATAAGTGGCAGGCTACTAAGTGGCTCTCTAAACAAAAGCACAGTAGGACTCTCAAGCAAAACAAATCTAGGAAATGAAGCGAAAAACTTCGCAAACAAAGGCAACTTTGACACAAAGGCAAACTTTGCTATTGACGCGGGTGCTATGCTAGAGATTGACTTGCCAGATTTTCGCTACCTTACCTTTGGATTTGTCGCAAAAAACATAAACTCACCTAGATTTCGCTACTCAAATGGCGAAGTGGATATAAAGCCACAATTTCGATTAGGGCTTGCTTATAATCAACAAAACCTAGTCCTAGCCCTAGATGCAGATTTGAACCAAAATGAAATGATGAGCCAAAGCAATCAAAAGCCATATAGCCAAATGATAGGCGGAGGGATAAAGATTGACTTGCGTGCATTTGACATAAGGGCGGGGCTTATGAAAGACATTCGTCAAGACGATGGGCTTATCATTACCGCAGGGGTAAATATTTTGGGATTTTTAGATGTTGCTTTGCAGTGTGGCACAGAGCTAGCACAAACCCAAAAATGGGGTTCTTTCCCGCGCTATCTTAGTCTAAAAGTGGGTGGTAATTTTTCGTTTTAG
- a CDS encoding universal stress protein, with translation MSKLLFGVSDTEECRRAIKTIIRLFGHRQEVELTLLHVTPEVLVYAESGIVDYGTIENIEKEKSNEILEEFELTFKSEGISCNKILRTGNPVDVVLEIADKYDLLVIGASESSLLHRIFNSHQNSIVNSSPIPVLVAK, from the coding sequence ATGTCAAAGCTACTATTTGGGGTAAGCGACACAGAGGAATGCAGGCGAGCGATAAAGACGATTATTCGACTATTTGGACACAGACAAGAAGTAGAGCTAACGCTATTGCATGTTACGCCTGAAGTGCTTGTGTATGCAGAAAGTGGGATTGTGGATTATGGCACGATAGAAAACATCGAGAAAGAAAAATCAAACGAGATTTTAGAGGAGTTTGAGCTGACATTCAAAAGCGAGGGAATCTCGTGCAACAAAATCTTGCGCACAGGCAATCCTGTCGATGTCGTGCTAGAAATCGCAGATAAATACGACTTGTTAGTCATAGGTGCTAGCGAATCCTCTCTATTGCATAGAATCTTTAATTCCCATCAAAACAGCATTGTGAATTCTTCGCCTATCCCTGTGCTAGTAGCGAAGTAA
- a CDS encoding branched-chain amino acid transporter permease, with product MENSLNSTAGCFLGLDSFLGFFGFSDCAKSILTQDNLLILKSLAILFVVFVATIASRFAPFVVFAKGNVPKRLLSLGEALPPAMIGMLLVYCFKDTDFTSSPFGLNELAGIALVVLLYVVSRLGVLCVIGGTAGYMVLVQSEALSRVFG from the coding sequence ATGGAAAATTCTCTAAATAGCACAGCGGGTTGTTTTTTGGGGCTAGATTCTTTTTTGGGATTTTTTGGCTTTAGCGATTGTGCCAAATCTATCCTCACACAAGATAATTTACTAATACTAAAAAGCCTAGCGATTTTGTTTGTGGTGTTTGTCGCTACGATTGCTAGCAGATTTGCGCCATTTGTTGTCTTTGCCAAAGGCAATGTCCCAAAACGACTGCTAAGTCTAGGAGAGGCTTTGCCCCCTGCGATGATAGGAATGCTACTTGTGTATTGCTTCAAAGATACAGATTTTACTTCATCGCCTTTTGGGCTAAATGAACTAGCAGGAATCGCGCTTGTGGTGCTACTATATGTCGTAAGCAGGCTAGGTGTTTTGTGCGTGATAGGTGGGACTGCGGGTTATATGGTGTTGGTGCAAAGCGAAGCCTTAAGCAGAGTTTTTGGGTAG
- a CDS encoding Dps family protein: MKENTKSKKTKVIEQLRKMQADSIVLYMKVHNYHWNVRGSDFPQAHKALEEIYDEFADMFDDLAERVAQLGGTPVVTLSEALKLSKVKEETKTSFTSKETLKEVLKIYQQLEADFETLASLAEKEDDRVTTAYCDDKLGGLQKAIWMVEAQLA, translated from the coding sequence ATGAAAGAGAATACAAAAAGCAAAAAAACTAAAGTTATTGAGCAACTTCGCAAAATGCAAGCAGACAGCATTGTGCTTTATATGAAAGTGCATAATTATCATTGGAATGTGCGTGGAAGTGATTTTCCTCAAGCGCACAAAGCACTAGAAGAGATTTATGATGAGTTTGCTGATATGTTTGATGACTTGGCAGAGAGAGTGGCACAGCTTGGTGGCACACCTGTGGTTACACTTAGCGAAGCACTCAAACTATCAAAAGTCAAAGAAGAGACAAAGACTTCTTTCACTTCCAAAGAAACACTAAAAGAAGTGCTAAAAATCTATCAACAGCTTGAAGCAGACTTTGAAACTCTCGCTTCTCTTGCAGAAAAAGAAGATGATAGAGTAACTACTGCGTATTGCGATGATAAGCTGGGCGGACTACAAAAAGCTATCTGGATGGTAGAAGCACAGCTTGCGTAA
- a CDS encoding biotin--[acetyl-CoA-carboxylase] ligase, with the protein MEYIWLKEVDSTQKEIKRILKESKESVTKTRAESKRAKSQKETKTKSQIDSQAQCKESGTTPSQKISQAKSKDICVIAQTQMAGVGSRGSLWENAKDSLMFSFTFSYPPKDLPKQSLAIYLGFVFKEVLSSLGSRVWLKYPNDLYVENSKVGGVLVEIYDSHIICGIGLNFQSVKFGSLDISPDKHEVLEKYFKILQKPPTWKQIFRKYRLEFYRNFSFCFHFQGEQVSLKEAILREDGALEVGGRIIYNLERYGV; encoded by the coding sequence ATGGAGTATATTTGGCTAAAAGAGGTGGATTCCACCCAAAAAGAGATTAAACGCATATTGAAAGAATCTAAAGAATCCGTTACAAAAACTAGAGCAGAATCCAAAAGAGCAAAATCACAAAAAGAAACAAAAACAAAATCCCAAATAGATTCTCAAGCGCAATGTAAAGAGAGTGGCACAACCCCCTCCCAAAAAATATCTCAAGCAAAATCTAAAGATATATGTGTCATCGCCCAAACTCAAATGGCTGGTGTAGGCTCTAGGGGTAGTTTGTGGGAAAACGCAAAAGATTCTCTTATGTTTTCATTTACTTTTTCTTATCCACCAAAAGATTTGCCAAAGCAGAGTTTGGCGATTTATTTGGGATTTGTTTTTAAAGAAGTGCTTAGCTCTCTAGGCTCGCGTGTGTGGCTAAAATACCCCAATGATTTGTATGTAGAAAATAGCAAAGTTGGTGGGGTTTTGGTAGAGATATATGATAGTCATATTATTTGTGGAATCGGGCTAAATTTCCAAAGTGTGAAGTTTGGTAGCTTAGATATTAGTCCCGATAAACACGAGGTTTTGGAAAAATATTTTAAAATTTTGCAAAAACCTCCAACTTGGAAGCAAATTTTTAGAAAATATAGGCTAGAATTTTACAGAAATTTTTCTTTCTGCTTTCATTTTCAAGGTGAGCAAGTCAGCTTAAAAGAAGCAATCTTGCGTGAGGACGGGGCTTTGGAAGTGGGGGGGAGGATAATTTATAACTTAGAAAGGTATGGAGTTTAG
- a CDS encoding ParA family protein, producing MCEVITIANQKGGVGKTTTAVNLAACLAAAEKKVLLIDFDSQSNATRSLGLRRTKIESNIYHVLMGSKTISEVIQKTDIEFMDIVPSDIALVGIEKSFWANKEGRELILKKKIAEVQGQYDFIIIDSPPALGPLTVNALAAANSVIIPVQCEYYALQGVTQLLNTIKLVKENGINPTLKVRGLLPTMYAAQNNLHKQVLTELREYFDSNLFKKDEEAQSEESLEPYIVIPRNIKLAECPSFGKPIIEYDIKSSGSVAYQDLAQVILRGA from the coding sequence ATGTGTGAAGTCATAACCATAGCAAACCAAAAAGGCGGAGTAGGCAAAACCACAACGGCTGTGAATCTTGCGGCGTGTTTGGCGGCAGCAGAAAAAAAGGTGCTTTTGATTGATTTTGATTCACAATCAAACGCGACAAGGAGCTTGGGGCTTCGCCGCACAAAGATAGAATCCAACATCTATCATGTCCTTATGGGAAGCAAGACAATCTCTGAAGTGATACAAAAAACGGATATAGAGTTTATGGATATAGTGCCTTCAGACATTGCGCTTGTGGGGATTGAAAAGAGCTTTTGGGCAAACAAAGAGGGGAGAGAGCTAATCTTAAAGAAAAAAATCGCCGAAGTGCAAGGGCAGTATGATTTTATCATCATTGATTCTCCGCCCGCTCTTGGACCGCTCACAGTAAATGCACTTGCAGCGGCTAACTCGGTGATTATACCTGTGCAGTGCGAGTATTATGCTTTGCAAGGTGTTACGCAACTGCTAAATACCATAAAACTTGTCAAAGAAAACGGAATCAATCCTACGCTAAAAGTGCGCGGACTTCTACCTACAATGTATGCAGCGCAAAATAACCTACATAAGCAGGTTTTAACAGAGCTAAGAGAGTATTTTGATAGCAATCTTTTCAAAAAAGATGAAGAGGCACAAAGCGAGGAAAGTCTTGAGCCTTATATCGTTATACCGCGAAATATCAAACTTGCAGAGTGTCCTAGCTTTGGCAAGCCTATCATAGAATACGATATAAAATCCAGCGGTAGTGTAGCCTACCAAGATTTGGCACAAGTCATTTTGCGAGGAGCGTGA
- a CDS encoding ParB/RepB/Spo0J family partition protein, whose protein sequence is MAKKQKKALGSGLAELLGDTMRAYEEDLSNARVGGRVSSQFEVVELEVENIHPNPYQPRKTFDEDSLKELAKSLEEDGQIQPVVVYEDEGKYFLVAGERRLRASKIAKLASLRAIINNALKDKLREIALIENIQREDLNAIELANSYQSLIEEHNITHEELAKKLKKSRTQITNTLRLLQLSEYAQNLILEGKITQGHAKVMVGLSEKDQKVLADSIIGQKLSVSDTEGLAKNLKNSAGNVKQPQKQSKESGDAKDSIADELKELQEVFISLGISTHISHKSVTIQPKRDKILWLIEKLKS, encoded by the coding sequence TTGGCAAAGAAGCAAAAAAAGGCACTTGGTAGCGGACTAGCTGAACTGCTAGGCGATACTATGCGCGCCTATGAGGAGGACCTAAGCAATGCTAGGGTAGGTGGGCGTGTGTCTAGCCAGTTTGAGGTTGTAGAGCTAGAAGTGGAAAATATCCACCCAAATCCATATCAACCACGCAAAACATTTGATGAAGATTCTCTAAAAGAGCTAGCAAAATCTCTTGAGGAGGATGGACAGATACAGCCTGTCGTGGTGTATGAAGATGAGGGGAAATATTTTTTAGTTGCAGGTGAGCGGCGATTGAGAGCGAGCAAAATCGCAAAATTAGCCAGCCTAAGAGCAATCATAAACAATGCCCTAAAAGACAAGCTACGAGAAATAGCCCTTATAGAAAATATCCAACGAGAGGATTTGAACGCTATTGAGCTAGCAAACTCATATCAGTCTCTTATCGAAGAGCACAATATCACGCACGAGGAGCTTGCTAAAAAGCTAAAAAAATCTCGCACACAGATTACAAACACTTTGCGATTGCTTCAGCTTAGTGAGTATGCTCAAAATCTAATTTTGGAGGGCAAAATCACACAGGGGCACGCTAAGGTAATGGTGGGGCTTAGCGAAAAAGACCAAAAAGTGCTAGCGGACTCTATCATCGGACAGAAGCTATCTGTTAGCGACACCGAGGGGTTAGCTAAGAATCTAAAAAATTCAGCAGGGAATGTCAAGCAACCACAAAAGCAATCAAAAGAAAGTGGTGATGCTAAAGATTCTATCGCAGATGAGCTAAAAGAATTGCAAGAAGTTTTTATCTCGCTTGGGATAAGCACGCATATTTCTCACAAAAGTGTTACGATTCAACCCAAAAGGGATAAAATTTTGTGGTTAATTGAGAAATTAAAATCTTAA
- a CDS encoding F0F1 ATP synthase subunit B family protein produces the protein MSITIPDPYLMLLVFVVFLLTMVLLNVWLFKPLIGFMDEREATLRKDLDSISSSDTQVQEIQQQIQDILSDARARSSEILQKATSDAKSHYEANLQKKQEELAKKLQDFRANLEKQKEVSKKELLAHLGEFEDALKLKIKQL, from the coding sequence ATGAGTATCACTATACCAGACCCCTACTTGATGTTGCTAGTGTTTGTCGTATTTTTGCTTACGATGGTTTTGCTAAATGTTTGGCTGTTTAAGCCGCTTATAGGTTTTATGGACGAGCGTGAAGCTACACTACGCAAGGATTTGGATTCGATAAGTAGTAGTGATACACAAGTCCAAGAAATCCAACAACAAATCCAAGATATACTCTCTGATGCGAGGGCTCGCTCAAGCGAAATCCTCCAAAAAGCTACTAGCGATGCAAAATCTCACTACGAAGCCAATCTCCAAAAAAAACAAGAAGAGCTAGCAAAAAAACTTCAGGATTTTCGAGCTAATCTTGAGAAGCAAAAAGAAGTCAGCAAAAAAGAGTTGCTTGCTCACTTGGGTGAGTTTGAAGACGCGCTTAAGCTTAAGATTAAGCAACTGTAA